A genome region from Thermoanaerobaculum aquaticum includes the following:
- a CDS encoding peptidylprolyl isomerase — protein sequence MKKAFVVGFFVLFAGALQAQTALKVNGQEISKAQVSLAKNALMSRMGLQPGMVDEGQLTKAAVDQLVAMELLAQAARESKITVDAAQVKASLDQEKAQMGGQQAFEAALKQAGLTEAELARLEEQRLLIQQYIEKEVTPKAKPSPADLEKYYKDHPDEFKHDEQVKLYMILAMFPQGADDKAKAETKAKAEAAAKRLASGEDFAKVASEVSDDPSKARGGEVGWVRKGMLLPELEGPVFELKAGGVSKVLESKYGYHIFRVAERRPAGLYTLDEVKDNLAQMLAQRKSSELLQQTVEARKAKAKIEPVDPEIKAALQAAPPAPQEKPKDGGKQ from the coding sequence ATGAAGAAGGCTTTTGTTGTTGGGTTTTTTGTTTTGTTTGCCGGTGCCCTCCAGGCGCAAACGGCTTTAAAGGTCAACGGGCAGGAGATCAGCAAGGCCCAGGTAAGCCTAGCCAAGAACGCCCTCATGTCGCGCATGGGGCTGCAGCCGGGGATGGTGGACGAAGGCCAGCTCACCAAGGCCGCGGTGGATCAGCTGGTGGCCATGGAGCTTTTGGCCCAGGCAGCGAGGGAATCCAAAATAACCGTGGATGCTGCGCAAGTGAAGGCCTCTCTAGACCAGGAAAAGGCGCAAATGGGCGGGCAGCAAGCGTTCGAGGCTGCCTTGAAGCAAGCAGGACTTACCGAAGCGGAGCTTGCAAGGCTCGAGGAGCAGCGGCTGCTTATCCAGCAGTACATTGAAAAGGAAGTTACCCCCAAGGCCAAGCCTTCTCCCGCCGATTTGGAGAAGTATTACAAGGACCATCCGGACGAGTTCAAGCACGATGAGCAGGTGAAGCTCTACATGATCCTCGCCATGTTCCCCCAGGGGGCCGACGACAAGGCCAAGGCCGAAACCAAAGCCAAAGCCGAAGCTGCGGCCAAGCGGCTGGCTTCGGGTGAGGATTTCGCCAAGGTAGCTTCGGAGGTTTCCGATGATCCCTCTAAGGCCCGGGGTGGCGAGGTGGGCTGGGTGCGCAAGGGCATGCTCTTGCCCGAGCTGGAAGGCCCGGTGTTTGAGCTCAAGGCTGGGGGCGTTTCCAAGGTTTTGGAAAGCAAGTACGGGTACCACATCTTCCGCGTGGCCGAGCGGCGCCCGGCTGGGCTTTACACCCTCGATGAAGTCAAGGACAATCTGGCGCAAATGCTCGCGCAGCGTAAGAGCTCTGAGCTTTTGCAGCAAACGGTGGAAGCGCGGAAGGCCAAGGCCAAGATTGAGCCGGTAGATCCGGAAATCAAGGCGGCCCTGCAAGCGGCGCCCCCGGCTCCCCAGGAAAAGCCCAAGGACGGTGGTAAGCAGTAG